Within the Bradyrhizobium ottawaense genome, the region CCTCAAGGTGACGCCGAGCGTCGCCAACTTCGTGCTGATCCATTTCCCGCTCGACAACGGCAAGACCTCGACCGAGGCCGACGTGTATCTGACCAAACGCGGCCTGGTGCTGCGCGCGCTGAACAATTACGGCCTGCCGCATTCGCTGCGCATGACCATCGGCACCGAGGAAGCCAATCGCCTCGTCGTCGATGGCCTGCGCGACTTCATGGCGGGCAAGTAAGTGAGCGCCGCGCCGCTGTTCAACCGCGTCGCGCTGATCGGCTTCGGGCTGATCGGCGGCTCGATCGCGCGCGCCGCGCGGGCCCAGGGGCTTGCCGGCGAAATCGTCACCACCGCGCGCTCGGAGAAGACCCGCGCGCGAGTGGCCGAACTCGGCATCGTCGATGCCGTGGTCGCGACCAACGCGGAAGCCGTGAAAGACGCCGACCTCGTCATTCTCTGCATTCCCGTCGGCGCCTGCGGCCCCGTGGCGCAGGAGATCGCGCCGTTCCTCAAAGCCGGCGCCATCGTTTCCGACGTCGGCTCGGTCAAGGGTGCGATCGTCCGCGAGATCGCGCCGTATCTTCCCGCCAGTGCGCATTTCGTGCCGGCGCATCCGGTCGCCGGCACCGAGCATTCCGGCCCGGATTCCGGCTTCGCCGAACTGTTCATCAACCGCTGGTGCATTCTCACCCCTCCCGAAGGCACGGACGCTGCCGCCACCGAGCGCCTGCGCGCGTTCTGGGCCGCCATGGGCGCCAAGGTCGAGATCATGACGCCCGACCACCACGACCTGGTGCTGGCGATCACCAGCCATCTGCCGCATCTGATCGCCTACACCATCGTCGGCACCGCGGACGAACTCGCGCAAGTCACGTCGTCCGAAGTCATCAAGTTCTCCGCCGGCGGCTTTCGCGACTTCACCCGCATCGCGGCTTCCGATCCGACGATGTGGCGCGACGTGTTTCTCGCCAACAAGGAAGCCGTGCTGGAAATGCTCGGCACCTTCAACGAGGACCTCTCGAAACTCACCCGCGCGATCCGCCGCAACGACGGCGAGGCTTTGTTCGAACACTTCACCCGCACCCGCGCCATCCGCCGCGGCATCGTCGAGATCGGCCAGGATTCGGCGGCGCCCGATTTCGGCAGGCCGCATGCGAATCTGGCGAAGAAGCCGGAGTGAGTGCACGACTTTATCGCCGCGCGAAGAATCCTTCAGGCGTCGTCCCGGCGAAGGCCGGGATCCATAACCACAAATCTCGATTGCTGAAAGAAAGCCGTCGACCATCTCGCTAGACAATCTCCGCCGCAGCGTATGGGTCCCGGCCTTCGCCGGGACGACGATAGATACGACTTCTCATTCTCGCGGCGCGATGCGCCCGAAGTTTTGCTGGAAACCTTGCCCTCTGAAACGGAGGGCGCGGGGAA harbors:
- a CDS encoding prephenate/arogenate dehydrogenase family protein — protein: MSAAPLFNRVALIGFGLIGGSIARAARAQGLAGEIVTTARSEKTRARVAELGIVDAVVATNAEAVKDADLVILCIPVGACGPVAQEIAPFLKAGAIVSDVGSVKGAIVREIAPYLPASAHFVPAHPVAGTEHSGPDSGFAELFINRWCILTPPEGTDAAATERLRAFWAAMGAKVEIMTPDHHDLVLAITSHLPHLIAYTIVGTADELAQVTSSEVIKFSAGGFRDFTRIAASDPTMWRDVFLANKEAVLEMLGTFNEDLSKLTRAIRRNDGEALFEHFTRTRAIRRGIVEIGQDSAAPDFGRPHANLAKKPE